One window of Pseudomonas sp. FP198 genomic DNA carries:
- the ribF gene encoding bifunctional riboflavin kinase/FAD synthetase: MQLVRGLHNLRPRHRGCVATIGNFDGVHRGHQAILARLRERALELGLPSCVVIFEPQPREFFAPDTAPARLARLRDKLQLLAAEGVDRVLCLAFNQRLSQLSAAEFVDTILVDGLDVKHLEVGDDFRFGCDRAGDFDYLQQAGIAQGFTVEAAQTVEMDGLRVSSTQVRNALAAADFELAERLLGRPYRIAGRILHGQKLARQLGTPTANVQLKRRRVPLTGVFLVSVDIDGKTWPGVANIGVRPTVQGDGKAHLEVHILDFAGDLYDRRLTVVFHQKLREEQRFASLEALKTAIHADIAAARALVATSANR, encoded by the coding sequence ATGCAGCTGGTTCGAGGCCTCCACAACCTGCGTCCCCGGCATCGGGGCTGTGTCGCCACTATTGGCAACTTCGACGGTGTTCACCGTGGCCACCAGGCTATCCTGGCGCGGCTGCGCGAGCGTGCGCTGGAGTTGGGCCTGCCCAGCTGCGTGGTGATCTTCGAGCCGCAACCCCGGGAGTTCTTCGCTCCGGACACCGCTCCGGCGCGTCTGGCCCGGTTGCGTGACAAACTGCAACTGTTGGCCGCCGAAGGCGTCGATCGGGTCCTCTGCCTGGCTTTCAACCAGCGCCTGAGCCAGCTCAGCGCCGCCGAGTTCGTCGATACCATCCTGGTGGACGGTCTCGACGTGAAGCACCTGGAAGTCGGCGACGATTTTCGTTTCGGCTGCGACCGGGCAGGGGATTTCGATTACCTGCAACAGGCCGGCATCGCCCAGGGCTTCACCGTCGAAGCGGCACAGACCGTCGAAATGGACGGTTTGCGCGTCAGCAGCACCCAGGTCCGCAATGCCCTGGCGGCGGCGGATTTCGAATTGGCCGAGCGCTTGCTCGGCCGGCCGTACCGGATTGCCGGGCGGATCCTGCACGGGCAGAAACTGGCGCGCCAATTGGGCACGCCGACGGCCAACGTGCAACTCAAGCGCCGTCGCGTGCCGTTGACCGGGGTGTTCCTGGTGAGTGTCGACATCGACGGCAAGACCTGGCCCGGCGTTGCCAATATCGGCGTACGCCCCACGGTGCAGGGGGATGGCAAGGCCCATCTCGAAGTACACATTCTGGATTTTGCCGGCGATCTGTATGACCGGCGTTTGACGGTGGTTTTCCACCAGAAGCTGCGTGAAGAGCAGCGTTTTGCCTCTCTGGAGGCGCTCAAGACGGCGATCCATGCAGATATCGCCGCCGCCCGTGCCCTTGTCGCAACCAGCGCCAATCGCTAA
- the ileS gene encoding isoleucine--tRNA ligase — translation MTDYKATLNLPDTAFPMKAGLPQREPQILQRWDSIGLYGKLREIGKDRPKFVLHDGPPYANGTIHIGHALNKILKDMIIRSKTLSGFDAPYVPGWDCHGLPIEHKVEVTHGKNLGADKTRELCRAYATEQIEGQKSEFIRLGVLGDFANPYKTMDFKNEAGEIRALAKIVEGGFVFKGLKPVNWCFDCGSALAEAEVEYENKKSSTIDVAFPIADEDKLAAAFGLGKLAKPAAIVIWTTTPWTIPANQALNVHPEFNYALVDVGDRLLVLAEELVESCLARYSLEGSVIATAPGSALELINFRHPFYDRLSPVYLADYVELGAGTGVVHSAPAYGVDDFVTCKKYGMVNDDILNPVQSNGVYVPSLEFFGGQFIWKANPAIVDKLTEVGALLHTTVIEHSYMHCWRHKTPLIYRATAQWFIGMDKQPTSGDSLRQRSLKAIEETQFVPAWGQARLHSMIANRPDWCISRQRNWGVPIPFFLNKESGELHPRTVELMEEVAKRVEAEGIEAWFKLDAAELLGDEAPLYDKISDTLDVWFDSGTTHWHVLRGSHPMGHENGPRADLYLEGSDQHRGWFHSSLLTGCAIDNHAPYRELLTHGFTVDEAGRKMSKSLGNVIAPQKVNDTLGADIMRLWVASTDYSGEMAVSDQILQRSADAYRRIRNTARFLLSNLTGFNPATDLLPAEDMLALDRWAVDRTLLLQRELQEHYGEYRFWNVYSKIHNFCVQELGGFYLDIIKDRQYTTGANSKARRSCQTALFHISEALVRWIAPILAFTADELWEYLPGERNESVMLNTWYEGLTELPQGFELDRAYWDRIMAVKAAVNKEMEIQRAAKAVGGNLQAEVTLYAEEALGADLAKLGNELRFVLITSTASVAPLVQAPADAVVTEVSGLKLKVVKSGFVKCARCWHCREDVGVNPEHPEICGRCVDNISGTGEVRHYA, via the coding sequence ATGACCGACTATAAAGCCACGCTAAACCTTCCGGACACCGCCTTCCCAATGAAGGCCGGCCTGCCTCAGCGCGAACCACAGATTCTGCAGCGTTGGGACAGCATTGGCCTGTACGGAAAGTTGCGCGAAATTGGCAAGGATCGTCCGAAGTTCGTCCTGCACGACGGCCCTCCGTACGCCAACGGCACCATCCACATCGGTCACGCGTTGAACAAGATTCTCAAGGACATGATCATCCGCTCCAAGACCCTGTCGGGTTTTGACGCGCCTTATGTTCCGGGCTGGGATTGCCACGGCTTGCCGATCGAGCACAAGGTCGAAGTGACCCACGGCAAGAACCTGGGCGCCGACAAGACCCGCGAGCTGTGCCGTGCCTACGCCACCGAGCAGATCGAAGGGCAGAAGTCCGAATTCATCCGTCTCGGCGTGCTGGGCGACTTCGCCAATCCGTACAAGACCATGGATTTCAAGAACGAAGCCGGTGAAATCCGCGCCCTGGCGAAAATCGTCGAGGGCGGCTTCGTGTTCAAGGGCTTGAAACCGGTCAACTGGTGCTTCGACTGCGGTTCGGCCCTGGCCGAGGCGGAAGTCGAGTACGAGAACAAGAAGTCCTCGACCATCGACGTCGCGTTCCCGATCGCCGATGAAGACAAACTTGCCGCCGCTTTCGGCCTGGGCAAGCTGGCCAAGCCGGCCGCCATCGTGATCTGGACCACCACCCCGTGGACCATCCCGGCCAACCAGGCGCTGAACGTCCATCCGGAATTCAACTACGCCCTGGTCGACGTCGGCGACAGGCTGCTGGTGCTGGCCGAAGAGCTGGTCGAATCCTGCCTGGCCCGCTACAGCCTGGAAGGTTCGGTGATTGCCACCGCGCCAGGTTCGGCGTTGGAGCTGATCAACTTCCGTCATCCGTTCTATGACCGCCTGTCGCCGGTGTACCTGGCCGACTACGTGGAACTGGGCGCTGGCACTGGCGTGGTTCACTCCGCGCCGGCCTATGGCGTCGACGACTTCGTGACCTGCAAGAAATACGGCATGGTCAACGACGACATCCTCAATCCGGTGCAGAGCAATGGCGTCTACGTGCCGTCGCTGGAGTTCTTTGGCGGCCAGTTCATCTGGAAAGCCAACCCGGCCATCGTCGACAAGCTGACCGAAGTCGGCGCGCTGCTGCACACCACCGTCATCGAACACAGCTACATGCACTGCTGGCGCCACAAGACTCCGCTGATCTACCGCGCGACCGCGCAGTGGTTCATCGGCATGGACAAGCAGCCAACCAGCGGCGACAGCCTGCGCCAGCGTTCGCTCAAGGCCATCGAAGAAACCCAATTCGTTCCGGCCTGGGGGCAGGCGCGCCTGCACTCGATGATCGCCAACCGTCCGGACTGGTGCATCTCCCGCCAGCGCAACTGGGGCGTGCCGATCCCGTTCTTCCTGAACAAGGAAAGCGGCGAGCTGCACCCGCGCACCGTCGAACTGATGGAAGAAGTTGCCAAGCGCGTTGAAGCCGAAGGCATCGAAGCCTGGTTCAAGCTCGATGCCGCCGAGCTGCTCGGCGACGAAGCGCCGCTGTACGACAAGATCAGCGACACCCTCGACGTCTGGTTCGATTCCGGCACCACTCATTGGCACGTGTTGCGCGGCTCGCACCCGATGGGCCACGAGAACGGCCCGCGCGCCGACCTGTACCTGGAAGGTTCGGACCAGCACCGTGGCTGGTTCCACTCGTCCTTGCTGACCGGTTGCGCCATCGACAACCACGCGCCGTACCGCGAGCTGCTGACCCACGGTTTCACCGTTGATGAGGCCGGTCGCAAGATGTCCAAGTCCCTGGGCAACGTGATCGCGCCGCAGAAAGTCAACGACACCCTTGGCGCCGACATCATGCGCCTGTGGGTCGCGTCCACCGATTATTCCGGCGAGATGGCCGTTTCCGACCAGATCCTTCAGCGTAGCGCGGACGCCTACCGGCGGATCCGCAACACCGCGCGCTTCCTGCTCTCGAACCTGACCGGTTTCAATCCGGCCACCGACCTGCTGCCGGCCGAAGACATGCTTGCGCTGGACCGCTGGGCCGTGGACCGCACCTTGCTGCTGCAACGTGAATTGCAGGAACACTACGGTGAATACCGTTTCTGGAACGTCTACTCGAAAATCCACAACTTCTGCGTGCAGGAGCTTGGCGGTTTCTACCTCGACATCATCAAGGACCGCCAGTACACCACCGGCGCCAACAGCAAGGCGCGTCGTTCGTGCCAGACCGCGCTGTTCCACATCAGCGAGGCGCTGGTGCGCTGGATCGCGCCGATCCTGGCGTTCACCGCCGACGAATTGTGGGAATACCTGCCGGGCGAGCGCAACGAATCGGTGATGCTCAACACCTGGTACGAAGGCCTGACCGAACTGCCGCAAGGCTTCGAGCTGGACCGTGCGTATTGGGACCGGATCATGGCGGTCAAGGCGGCGGTCAACAAGGAAATGGAAATCCAGCGGGCGGCCAAGGCTGTCGGCGGCAACCTGCAGGCTGAAGTGACCCTTTACGCCGAAGAGGCGCTGGGCGCTGATCTGGCCAAGCTGGGCAACGAGCTGCGCTTCGTGCTGATCACCTCGACCGCCAGCGTCGCGCCGCTGGTGCAGGCGCCGGCCGATGCGGTGGTCACCGAGGTAAGCGGCCTGAAGCTCAAGGTGGTCAAGTCGGGCTTCGTCAAGTGCGCCCGTTGCTGGCACTGCCGCGAAGACGTCGGCGTGAACCCGGAGCATCCGGAAATCTGCGGTCGTTGCGTCGACAACATCAGCGGTACGGGCGAGGTTCGCCACTATGCCTGA
- the lspA gene encoding signal peptidase II, with amino-acid sequence MPDVAANAAGRFGRLGWLWLSVLVLVIDQASKYYFESSLTMYQQIVVIPDYFSWTLAYNTGAAFSFLADSSGWQRWLFALIAIVVSAVLVVWLKRLGRDETWLAVALALVLGGALGNLYDRIALGHVIDFILVHWQNRWYFPAFNIADSAISVGAVMLALDMFKSKKTGEAVHD; translated from the coding sequence ATGCCTGATGTGGCGGCTAATGCAGCGGGCCGTTTCGGACGGCTGGGCTGGCTCTGGTTGAGCGTGCTGGTACTGGTCATCGACCAGGCCAGCAAGTACTACTTCGAGAGCTCTTTGACCATGTACCAGCAGATCGTGGTCATTCCCGACTACTTCAGCTGGACCCTGGCCTACAACACCGGCGCGGCGTTCAGCTTCCTGGCGGACAGTTCGGGCTGGCAGCGTTGGCTGTTCGCCCTGATTGCCATTGTGGTCAGCGCCGTGCTGGTGGTCTGGCTCAAGCGCCTGGGGCGTGACGAGACCTGGCTGGCGGTGGCGCTGGCGCTGGTCCTCGGTGGTGCGCTGGGTAACCTGTACGACCGGATTGCCTTGGGCCATGTAATCGATTTCATCCTGGTGCATTGGCAGAACCGCTGGTACTTCCCGGCGTTCAACATTGCCGACAGTGCCATCAGCGTGGGCGCCGTGATGCTCGCCCTGGATATGTTCAAGAGCAAGAAAACCGGAGAAGCCGTCCATGACTGA
- the fkpB gene encoding FKBP-type peptidyl-prolyl cis-trans isomerase, with product MTEQRIAQNTEVKLHFALHLENGDTVDSTFDKAPAVFKVGDGNLLPGFEAAIFGFKAGDKRTVVVPPENAFGQPNPQNVQTMPRSQFQDMELSEGLLVIFNDAANAELPGVVKAFDDAEVTVDFNHPLAGKTLSFEVEILEVRAV from the coding sequence ATGACTGAGCAGCGTATCGCTCAAAACACCGAAGTGAAGCTGCACTTCGCCCTGCACCTGGAAAATGGTGACACCGTCGACAGCACGTTCGACAAGGCGCCGGCGGTGTTCAAGGTCGGCGACGGCAACCTGCTGCCGGGTTTTGAAGCGGCGATCTTCGGTTTCAAGGCCGGCGACAAGCGCACCGTGGTGGTTCCTCCGGAAAATGCCTTTGGTCAGCCCAACCCGCAAAACGTGCAGACCATGCCACGCTCGCAGTTCCAGGACATGGAGCTGTCCGAGGGCCTGCTGGTGATCTTCAATGACGCGGCCAACGCCGAGCTGCCGGGTGTGGTGAAAGCTTTTGACGATGCCGAGGTGACCGTGGACTTCAACCACCCACTGGCGGGCAAGACCTTGAGCTTCGAGGTGGAAATCCTTGAGGTCAGGGCGGTTTAA
- the ispH gene encoding 4-hydroxy-3-methylbut-2-enyl diphosphate reductase yields the protein MQIKLANPRGFCAGVDRAIEIVNRALEVFGPPIYVRHEVVHNKFVVEDLRSRGAIFVEELDQVPDDVIVIFSAHGVSQAVRTEAAGRGLKVFDATCPLVTKVHIEVARYSRDGRECILIGHEGHPEVEGTMGQYDASNGGAIYLVEDEEDVAALQVRNPEKLAFVTQTTLSMDDTSRVIDALRARFPAIGGPRKDDICYATQNRQDAVKQLANECDVVLVVGSPNSSNSNRLRELAERMSTPAYLIDGAEDMQRSWFDGVERIGITAGASAPEVLVRGVIEQLQAWGATGADELAGREENITFSMPKELRVRSLL from the coding sequence ATGCAAATCAAACTCGCCAACCCCCGTGGCTTCTGCGCTGGCGTGGACCGGGCGATCGAAATCGTCAACCGCGCCCTGGAAGTCTTCGGACCGCCGATCTACGTGCGTCATGAAGTGGTCCACAACAAGTTCGTCGTCGAGGACCTGCGCAGCCGTGGGGCCATCTTCGTCGAAGAACTGGACCAGGTGCCGGACGATGTCATCGTGATCTTCAGCGCCCACGGCGTTTCCCAGGCGGTGCGTACCGAAGCTGCCGGCCGTGGCCTGAAAGTGTTCGATGCTACGTGCCCGTTGGTTACCAAGGTCCACATCGAGGTGGCGCGGTACAGCCGTGACGGTCGCGAATGCATCCTGATCGGCCATGAAGGCCACCCGGAAGTTGAAGGCACCATGGGTCAGTACGACGCCAGCAATGGCGGCGCGATCTACTTGGTCGAAGACGAAGAAGACGTCGCGGCCTTGCAGGTTCGCAACCCGGAAAAGCTGGCTTTCGTTACGCAGACTACCTTGTCCATGGACGACACCAGCCGGGTGATCGACGCCCTGCGCGCGCGCTTCCCGGCCATCGGCGGGCCGCGCAAGGACGACATCTGCTACGCGACCCAGAACCGTCAGGACGCGGTCAAGCAACTGGCCAACGAGTGCGATGTGGTCCTGGTGGTCGGCAGCCCGAACAGCTCCAACTCCAACCGCTTGCGCGAGCTGGCCGAACGCATGTCGACCCCGGCCTACCTGATCGACGGCGCCGAGGACATGCAGCGCAGCTGGTTCGACGGTGTCGAGCGGATCGGCATCACCGCCGGTGCCTCCGCGCCGGAAGTCCTCGTCCGCGGGGTGATCGAGCAGTTGCAGGCCTGGGGCGCAACGGGCGCCGACGAGCTGGCGGGTCGCGAGGAAAACATTACGTTCTCGATGCCGAAAGAGCTGCGGGTCCGCTCCCTGCTTTGA
- a CDS encoding GspH/FimT family pseudopilin, whose product MHQQGFTLIELLMGLAIAAIVLPWAGASYKELIESIEREDTARLLISGLRFARSEAITRNRRILIQGIDNDWGKGWRITLDNKEQSLLRERSGHARVVGNSPVKRRVRFGGQGEALHLDGAFQAGTLHVCARRGPVSHHQVILAPSGRVRLESIKAEQALCEKGLKAGSGPAALSASRT is encoded by the coding sequence ATGCATCAACAGGGCTTCACCCTGATCGAACTGCTCATGGGACTGGCGATTGCCGCAATTGTTCTGCCGTGGGCCGGTGCAAGCTACAAAGAGCTGATCGAGTCCATCGAACGCGAGGATACCGCCCGGTTGCTGATCAGCGGGTTGCGTTTTGCCCGCAGCGAAGCCATCACGCGCAACCGCCGCATCTTGATCCAGGGAATCGACAATGATTGGGGCAAGGGCTGGCGGATCACGCTGGACAACAAGGAGCAAAGCTTGCTGAGGGAGCGCAGCGGTCATGCTCGGGTGGTTGGCAACTCGCCAGTAAAACGCCGGGTGAGGTTCGGCGGCCAGGGAGAAGCCCTGCACCTCGACGGCGCGTTCCAGGCAGGCACGCTGCATGTCTGCGCCAGACGCGGGCCGGTCAGCCATCACCAGGTGATCCTGGCGCCCTCCGGTCGCGTCCGCCTGGAAAGTATCAAGGCCGAGCAGGCCCTGTGTGAAAAAGGACTCAAAGCAGGGAGCGGACCCGCAGCTCTTTCGGCATCGAGAACGTAA
- a CDS encoding GspH/FimT family pseudopilin: protein MDLRTKGFTLIEVLVALGVLLILITMAVPSFTGSLQSTKADTEIGDLRRALNFARMEAINRGITTRIRPTTQGGAWSGELMVYDNTGNPANPTNVLRVVPAMGSGVTLTLTSEVTNIDFNNLGGLSAPTTPVGFNYVRGAQSRTLNVCLNGRIVLGGNCG from the coding sequence ATGGATCTTCGTACAAAAGGTTTCACGCTGATCGAGGTGTTGGTGGCCCTCGGCGTGCTGCTGATCCTGATCACCATGGCGGTGCCGTCGTTCACCGGCTCGCTGCAAAGTACCAAGGCCGATACCGAGATCGGCGACTTGCGCAGGGCCTTGAACTTCGCGCGAATGGAAGCGATCAATCGTGGCATCACCACGCGCATTCGTCCCACCACCCAGGGCGGAGCCTGGAGCGGTGAATTGATGGTGTATGACAACACTGGCAACCCGGCCAATCCGACCAATGTATTGCGGGTTGTTCCAGCGATGGGCAGTGGCGTGACTCTGACGCTAACCTCAGAAGTGACCAACATTGATTTCAACAACCTGGGCGGGTTATCGGCACCGACCACGCCGGTGGGCTTCAATTACGTGAGAGGGGCGCAGAGCAGGACGCTCAATGTCTGCCTCAATGGACGAATCGTATTGGGTGGAAATTGCGGATGA
- the pilV gene encoding type IV pilus modification protein PilV — MKDCSKTAQEGMTLIEVLVAMLILGVGLLGAAMVQLNALKYTDSSRMTSQASFIAYDLLDRIRANSGADYTITPPSSPNLNVARDQDLYDFKTNIVAFGGATATGTVALNQRVYTITISWDDARAANTTNAAEARRSFVLTSRVAVDPLATTP; from the coding sequence ATGAAGGATTGCAGTAAAACGGCGCAGGAGGGCATGACGCTCATCGAGGTGCTGGTGGCGATGCTGATTCTCGGCGTGGGTTTGCTGGGGGCGGCGATGGTCCAGCTCAATGCTCTCAAATACACCGACAGCTCGCGCATGACCAGCCAGGCCAGCTTCATCGCCTACGACCTGCTGGACCGCATCCGGGCCAATTCCGGCGCCGACTACACCATCACGCCGCCGAGCTCGCCGAACCTCAACGTGGCCCGGGACCAGGATCTTTATGACTTCAAGACCAATATCGTCGCTTTCGGCGGCGCCACGGCCACCGGCACGGTTGCGCTGAACCAGCGGGTCTACACCATCACCATTTCCTGGGACGACGCCCGGGCTGCCAACACGACCAACGCGGCCGAGGCGCGACGCAGCTTTGTGCTGACCAGCCGGGTCGCTGTCGATCCATTGGCGACGACGCCATGA